A genomic stretch from Telmatocola sphagniphila includes:
- a CDS encoding FAD-dependent oxidoreductase yields the protein MARTYRIAIVGLGTAGTASAILLARQGHEVHVFEQAPEVGARGAGILLQTSGQRILAHLGLREQVTRHSAILTELDARHSTGQPLICNRYSDYRPGNHALGTHRGVLFTALYRELQKTSAVIHLDSPIVRREVQGRRVWIVDAQEVKQGPFDFLLVADGARSRLRAACGFRARVHRYAHGTLWWICPGSGRPGKLFQVVRGNRHLFGLLPLGDNRVTVYWGMPHRELAQLPQVDLENLKAEILQFAPESQDALTHLIDREQLIPTTYQHVWMPRIKDATTLFIGDAAHAMSPHLGQGANLALVDAWKFANCLQEAATPPAAFEAFRIQQRAYLRYYAILTYLLSPFFQSDWFPLAWGRDIALPWLPKIPIVKRQMLMTVSGLKGGFFQGEIDLPAPEAETSIHSI from the coding sequence ATGGCTCGAACCTATCGGATAGCCATCGTGGGACTGGGCACGGCAGGCACGGCGTCCGCGATTCTATTAGCCCGCCAGGGGCATGAAGTTCACGTCTTCGAACAAGCCCCGGAAGTGGGAGCCCGCGGGGCCGGCATTCTCCTTCAAACTTCCGGGCAACGAATTCTGGCCCACTTGGGACTGCGAGAACAGGTCACTCGGCACTCCGCGATTCTGACCGAACTCGATGCCCGCCACAGCACTGGACAGCCTTTGATCTGCAATCGCTACAGCGATTATCGGCCGGGCAATCATGCTCTGGGGACCCACCGCGGCGTTCTGTTCACCGCTCTTTATCGGGAATTGCAGAAGACCTCCGCCGTGATCCATCTGGATTCTCCCATCGTGCGGCGGGAGGTGCAGGGTCGGCGGGTCTGGATCGTCGATGCGCAGGAAGTCAAACAGGGGCCTTTCGATTTTCTCCTGGTGGCCGACGGTGCCCGCTCCCGCTTGCGGGCGGCCTGCGGTTTTCGGGCTCGCGTCCATCGTTACGCGCACGGAACCCTCTGGTGGATTTGCCCCGGTTCCGGACGGCCGGGGAAGCTGTTTCAAGTGGTCCGCGGCAATCGCCATCTCTTTGGACTGTTACCCTTGGGAGACAACCGGGTCACGGTCTACTGGGGAATGCCCCATCGCGAACTGGCCCAACTTCCCCAAGTCGACCTGGAGAACCTGAAAGCGGAAATTTTGCAGTTCGCCCCCGAGTCCCAGGACGCTTTGACCCATCTGATCGATCGAGAGCAGTTGATACCGACCACCTACCAGCATGTCTGGATGCCCCGAATCAAGGACGCGACCACGCTTTTTATCGGAGACGCCGCGCACGCCATGAGCCCGCATTTGGGCCAGGGAGCGAATCTGGCCTTAGTGGATGCCTGGAAATTCGCGAATTGCTTGCAGGAGGCCGCCACTCCTCCCGCGGCTTTCGAAGCCTTTCGCATTCAACAGCGGGCTTATCTCCGCTATTACGCCATTCTCACCTACTTGCTCTCGCCGTTTTTTCAGTCGGACTGGTTTCCCTTGGCCTGGGGACGCGATATCGCACTGCCTTGGCTTCCCAAAATCCCGATCGTGAAACGCCAGATGCTAATGACCGTGAGTGGGCTCAAAGGGGGATTCTTTCAGGGAGAAATCGATTTGCCTGCGCCGGAAGCGGAAACAAGCATACACTCCATATAA
- a CDS encoding serine hydrolase domain-containing protein: MNCASYSLLLSVVFCLGPACTSRCFAAEPIDLAAGIWDSDWGYFTFRTTPHKDSKLLSVTGTYLHAKDQTGLLKSGTFDPTTRVLEFAFEEPWRGDKVKGTARLTLGPLGRRFKGTFNLLNENGGQDKGDLTLLHLLGRDFATRVESIIADTGKEPHKPGGAILVLEQGKIAFRKCYGLAHLKENRAITPQTPFELASCSKQFTGTAILLLYEQGKLALDEDIRKYLPELPEYDKKNPIRILHLARQTSGLHEYMDFENVKGKHPKYVTNEDYVSLFARERTKSPLYFPTGSNWRYTNTNFMLLALIVERVSKQSFNAFLKKEIFDKLAMKTAGVYDRPNFQIHEPALGYEKEKDKNKWNEIWGPPPYRHESNLVVGDGSVWASLEDLARWDEGWREGKVLKPATIKQALVPSKYGKDGTTDYAFGWGITMDKGKISQMGHNGGWGGFRTIIERNVAEDRTLIVLDNGDNLDIEAIVRLFRVMPPRSPK; encoded by the coding sequence ATGAATTGTGCCAGTTACTCGCTCCTTTTGAGTGTTGTCTTCTGTCTGGGCCCGGCCTGCACTTCTAGGTGTTTCGCGGCGGAACCGATCGACCTGGCCGCAGGAATTTGGGACTCGGATTGGGGCTATTTCACCTTCCGAACCACACCGCACAAAGATTCCAAGCTGCTTTCGGTCACGGGGACTTACCTCCATGCGAAGGATCAGACCGGCCTCCTAAAGTCGGGCACCTTTGATCCCACGACGCGCGTCCTCGAGTTTGCTTTTGAGGAACCTTGGCGGGGGGACAAAGTGAAAGGCACCGCCCGACTGACGCTGGGACCGCTGGGAAGACGCTTCAAAGGTACTTTTAACCTCCTCAATGAAAATGGTGGCCAGGATAAAGGGGACCTCACCCTGTTGCACCTGCTGGGCCGCGACTTTGCCACGCGAGTCGAATCGATCATCGCGGACACCGGTAAAGAGCCTCATAAACCCGGAGGCGCCATACTGGTTCTCGAACAGGGTAAAATCGCCTTTCGGAAGTGCTATGGCCTAGCGCATCTCAAAGAAAATCGAGCCATCACTCCGCAAACGCCCTTCGAACTGGCCTCGTGTTCCAAACAATTCACGGGAACGGCCATCCTGCTCCTATATGAGCAGGGGAAGCTGGCACTCGACGAGGACATCCGAAAATATCTGCCGGAATTACCCGAATACGACAAAAAGAACCCGATTCGCATTTTGCATCTGGCCCGACAGACTTCCGGTTTGCACGAATATATGGACTTCGAGAACGTCAAGGGCAAGCATCCGAAATACGTGACGAACGAGGATTATGTCAGCTTGTTTGCCCGGGAACGGACGAAGTCCCCGCTCTACTTCCCAACCGGCTCAAACTGGCGGTATACGAACACCAATTTCATGCTTCTGGCTCTGATCGTCGAGCGGGTCTCGAAGCAATCGTTCAATGCGTTCCTCAAGAAAGAAATTTTCGATAAGCTGGCGATGAAAACGGCGGGGGTTTATGATCGGCCTAACTTCCAAATCCATGAGCCCGCGCTCGGCTATGAGAAGGAAAAGGATAAGAATAAATGGAATGAAATATGGGGACCGCCTCCCTACCGTCATGAGTCCAACTTGGTGGTGGGTGATGGAAGCGTCTGGGCCAGTCTGGAAGATCTGGCCCGCTGGGACGAAGGCTGGCGCGAGGGCAAAGTCCTGAAACCAGCCACCATTAAACAGGCACTCGTCCCTTCGAAGTATGGCAAAGACGGGACCACGGATTACGCCTTCGGTTGGGGCATTACGATGGATAAGGGCAAAATCAGTCAGATGGGACACAACGGCGGTTGGGGAGGATTCCGCACCATCATCGAGCGTAACGTGGCCGAAGATCGAACGCTAATTGTTCTTGATAACGGAGATAATCTGGATATCGAGGCAATTGTGCGCCTCTTCCGGGTGATGCCACCTAGGAGTCCGAAGTGA
- a CDS encoding DUF1592 domain-containing protein yields the protein MRSYPLALLIILLISGDFASAAERLFVAVGYGGRRLISRDGIHWEIAAEWKENGGDDAHNLTSVVFAKGKFVAVGGAFGGHILVSPDGRTWREVESPKFRVNPVLFGNDRFVAGGPDQTLLWSSDGEKWQKGGKIEAKEATHFRVGAFGNNTFVFMGNAGGNSPTTWIATSKNGEKIEKVRVDLPQLFNVVYGKDCFVAVGAEGRRLRSTDGLKWEHEVLEKGIELRSLVWSGREFIAGGSGQTYRSADGITWSKEAKGMPCHLLYADDKVYIGTNWPGQMLSSPDGQVWSKHEKLTPNGINQLAVGELAPANTEEKSQPVQVFADAKALIATRCSKCHNDKIRKGGIDLSILADEKSLAKHRKIWRQVVTQVETSEMPPEDQPRLGEVQKKSLVQFVRARLSEIEAAEKQKPDPGPALIRRLTRTEYNRAVRDLFGLEDNIAEAVGMPEDTQGENFDNLSAALNFSDAQIEKYFSAADYILEKLYTPPTQGKKPKVPVSRELDRWIVSWPDNGISLQEATREILAPLLRRAYRRPVERRELERFVELVRKAAPGAKSFEESLKPALKALLVSPNFLIRIERDRGKTAEENYRVRDQELAVRLAFFLWGAPPDQKLNELADRGELSQPAVYAAQVKRLLADPKAKALTEDFAAQWLRLRKLPEARPSTEFFPTFNANLRQAMGEEVTQFFDHLRSEDGSILDLIDARYTYVNAELARHYGLPDTRKEFHRVEWSDANRGGLLGMSAILAMTSHTNRTSPTLRGKYVLDVILGTPPPPPPPDVGVIDEAKSKGKGAQTFRELLTQHATQPSCAGCHSKIDPLGFGLEVFDPIGRLRNPGSSIDASGKLPTGEHFVGAAELKKILLQRKDQFTRNFVEKMLTFALGRELRPPDESTVNRIVEKVVQRGYRFSAVVEEIANSYPFLYRRNSTAD from the coding sequence ATGCGATCCTACCCTCTGGCTCTCTTAATAATACTGCTGATTTCTGGCGATTTCGCGAGCGCCGCCGAGCGTCTTTTCGTCGCCGTGGGCTACGGCGGACGTCGATTGATTTCGCGCGATGGGATCCATTGGGAAATTGCCGCCGAATGGAAAGAGAACGGCGGCGATGATGCCCACAATTTGACCAGCGTGGTCTTTGCGAAGGGCAAATTCGTGGCTGTGGGTGGGGCATTCGGAGGTCATATTCTCGTCTCTCCGGACGGGCGAACTTGGCGCGAAGTCGAAAGCCCGAAATTCCGCGTCAACCCCGTGCTGTTTGGGAACGATCGCTTCGTTGCCGGCGGCCCCGATCAAACGCTCTTGTGGTCCAGTGACGGTGAAAAGTGGCAAAAAGGGGGCAAGATCGAGGCTAAAGAGGCCACTCATTTTCGGGTCGGCGCATTCGGAAATAACACCTTTGTCTTTATGGGCAACGCGGGCGGTAACAGCCCCACTACCTGGATAGCAACCAGCAAAAACGGCGAAAAGATCGAAAAAGTTCGCGTCGATCTACCGCAACTCTTCAATGTCGTTTATGGGAAGGATTGTTTCGTCGCGGTGGGGGCCGAGGGGCGACGGTTGCGTTCCACCGATGGCCTGAAATGGGAACACGAGGTATTGGAAAAAGGGATCGAACTTCGCAGTCTGGTCTGGAGTGGTCGAGAATTCATTGCCGGTGGCAGCGGGCAGACGTATCGTTCCGCCGATGGAATTACCTGGAGCAAGGAGGCGAAGGGAATGCCATGCCATTTGCTCTATGCCGATGACAAAGTATACATCGGAACCAATTGGCCAGGTCAAATGCTGAGCTCCCCGGATGGCCAGGTCTGGTCCAAGCATGAGAAGTTGACCCCCAACGGCATCAATCAACTGGCCGTGGGGGAACTCGCACCGGCCAACACTGAGGAAAAATCGCAACCGGTGCAAGTGTTCGCCGACGCGAAAGCGCTAATTGCGACGCGCTGCTCGAAATGTCACAACGACAAGATCCGCAAAGGCGGGATCGATCTCTCGATTCTGGCCGACGAAAAGAGTTTAGCCAAACACCGCAAGATTTGGCGTCAAGTTGTGACTCAAGTGGAAACGAGTGAGATGCCGCCGGAGGATCAGCCTCGTCTGGGCGAAGTTCAAAAGAAATCGCTCGTGCAATTCGTTCGCGCGCGGTTGAGTGAAATTGAAGCGGCGGAGAAACAAAAGCCCGATCCGGGCCCGGCTCTGATTCGGAGACTGACGCGGACCGAATACAATCGCGCGGTTCGCGATCTCTTTGGCCTCGAAGACAATATCGCCGAAGCGGTCGGCATGCCCGAAGACACCCAGGGGGAGAACTTCGACAACCTCTCAGCCGCTTTGAATTTCTCGGATGCCCAGATTGAAAAGTATTTCAGCGCGGCCGACTACATCCTCGAGAAACTTTACACGCCGCCGACCCAAGGCAAAAAACCCAAGGTTCCCGTCTCGCGCGAACTCGATCGATGGATAGTCTCCTGGCCGGATAACGGGATCTCCCTTCAAGAAGCGACTCGCGAAATACTGGCCCCCCTGCTCCGTCGGGCCTACCGGCGGCCTGTTGAACGCCGCGAGTTGGAGCGCTTCGTGGAACTGGTCCGGAAGGCCGCGCCGGGAGCCAAGAGCTTTGAAGAATCTCTGAAACCGGCCCTCAAAGCGTTATTGGTTTCGCCCAATTTTCTGATTCGGATCGAACGGGATCGCGGTAAAACCGCGGAAGAAAATTATCGAGTCCGCGATCAGGAATTAGCCGTCCGCCTGGCCTTCTTTCTGTGGGGAGCACCCCCGGACCAAAAACTCAACGAGTTAGCCGATCGAGGGGAACTCAGCCAACCGGCCGTCTACGCCGCTCAGGTGAAGCGATTACTGGCGGACCCGAAGGCGAAGGCTTTGACCGAAGATTTCGCCGCGCAGTGGCTGCGGTTGCGGAAATTACCCGAGGCCCGCCCCTCCACCGAGTTCTTTCCCACTTTCAATGCCAACCTGCGGCAGGCTATGGGCGAGGAAGTGACGCAGTTCTTCGATCACCTTCGCAGCGAAGACGGGTCCATTCTGGATTTGATCGATGCCCGTTACACTTACGTGAATGCGGAATTGGCCAGGCACTATGGCCTTCCAGACACCCGCAAAGAATTTCATCGAGTGGAATGGTCAGACGCGAATCGGGGGGGACTGCTCGGCATGTCCGCGATTTTGGCCATGACCAGCCATACGAATCGGACCAGCCCGACACTGCGGGGAAAGTATGTCTTGGATGTCATTTTAGGAACCCCGCCGCCCCCACCGCCGCCCGATGTGGGAGTGATCGATGAGGCGAAATCGAAAGGAAAAGGCGCCCAGACCTTCCGGGAGCTGTTGACGCAGCACGCCACCCAGCCGAGTTGTGCGGGTTGCCATAGCAAGATCGATCCCCTCGGCTTCGGTCTCGAAGTGTTCGATCCGATCGGGCGACTCCGAAACCCGGGAAGTTCCATCGATGCTTCGGGCAAATTGCCGACCGGCGAACACTTTGTTGGTGCGGCCGAGTTGAAAAAGATCCTGCTCCAACGCAAGGACCAGTTTACCAGGAACTTTGTCGAAAAAATGCTCACCTTCGCCCTCGGCCGCGAGTTGAGACCCCCCGATGAATCGACCGTGAACCGCATCGTCGAAAAAGTTGTCCAGCGGGGTTATCGATTTTCCGCGGTTGTGGAAGAGATCGCCAACAGCTATCCTTTCTTATATCGCCGAAACTCTACTGCCGATTGA
- a CDS encoding DUF1552 domain-containing protein: protein MASQRLNRRSFLRGAGALLSLPFLEQLARARTGSVKPPLRFGIFTVTGGTVLESWKPPAAGTLTKLPSILSPLEFAKSDLLLLSGLSNHGRSEGGLNAHEHCSLTHLTGAPLVRRIGGKFVAATSIDQVVANKLGGETLIPSLQIGLAGAENKYSFRTPDLALPTEANPRLVFDQLFRNRKAIVPNWPNRARNSEKTVGDKPQSPNPDRSVLDLVREEAQDLKRNLGYGDQIRLDQYLESVRAIERRIDFLEHRQLLEAKDALNPGPSKLIEVSGLPAENTPVWKVTQPVSRDPERHEEYIRLMADLMVLAFQTDSSRVCLFACGSDEANFPGVVTVGYERHCHTLEHQGNADKVENADPIAREALRQIHAWYTRLFAEMIRKMKSIDEGGSSLLDNTLMLYTSYMADGGHGMNNYPVLLAGNAGGTLKTGRHIEFKAQTPMANLYLEITDRFGLKLPNFGESHNSPHQAYDGRLPGLNG from the coding sequence ATGGCCAGCCAGCGATTGAACCGACGATCTTTTCTCCGCGGAGCGGGCGCACTGCTCTCGCTGCCCTTCCTGGAACAATTGGCCCGGGCCCGCACCGGTTCGGTGAAACCCCCGCTGCGTTTCGGCATCTTCACCGTGACCGGCGGCACAGTTCTGGAATCGTGGAAACCACCCGCGGCCGGGACGCTCACCAAACTCCCGTCGATTTTGAGTCCGCTCGAGTTTGCCAAATCCGATCTCCTGTTGCTCTCGGGCTTATCGAATCACGGTCGCTCGGAGGGGGGCCTCAATGCGCACGAGCACTGTTCTCTAACGCATCTGACCGGGGCCCCGCTCGTCCGACGAATCGGCGGAAAGTTCGTGGCGGCGACTTCCATCGATCAGGTCGTCGCCAATAAACTGGGTGGCGAAACCCTGATCCCTTCGCTGCAAATCGGTCTTGCCGGGGCGGAGAACAAATATTCTTTCCGAACGCCCGATTTGGCGCTGCCCACGGAAGCCAATCCCCGTCTGGTCTTCGATCAACTGTTCCGGAATCGCAAAGCCATCGTGCCGAACTGGCCGAACCGCGCTCGAAATTCCGAGAAGACCGTGGGCGATAAACCCCAATCGCCGAACCCGGATCGTTCCGTTCTCGACCTGGTTCGCGAGGAAGCCCAGGATCTCAAACGGAACCTGGGGTACGGAGATCAGATTCGACTGGACCAGTATCTGGAAAGCGTGCGCGCCATCGAGCGGCGCATCGATTTTCTGGAACATCGCCAGCTCCTGGAAGCCAAGGATGCCTTGAACCCCGGCCCGTCGAAATTGATCGAAGTTTCGGGATTACCGGCCGAGAATACCCCGGTCTGGAAAGTGACCCAGCCGGTCTCACGGGATCCGGAACGGCACGAAGAATATATTCGCCTGATGGCCGACTTGATGGTATTGGCCTTCCAGACCGATAGCAGCCGCGTCTGCCTTTTTGCCTGCGGCAGCGACGAAGCGAACTTCCCGGGCGTCGTCACGGTGGGCTACGAGCGCCACTGCCACACCCTCGAACATCAAGGAAATGCCGACAAGGTGGAAAACGCCGACCCGATTGCTCGGGAAGCCCTGCGGCAGATTCATGCCTGGTACACGCGATTATTTGCCGAAATGATCCGCAAAATGAAGTCCATCGACGAAGGCGGGTCCTCCTTGCTCGACAACACTTTGATGCTTTACACTTCCTATATGGCCGACGGCGGCCACGGCATGAACAATTACCCGGTGCTGCTCGCGGGCAATGCCGGTGGCACGCTGAAAACCGGCCGGCATATCGAATTCAAAGCTCAGACACCGATGGCCAATCTCTACCTCGAGATCACCGACCGGTTCGGCCTCAAATTACCGAACTTCGGCGAGAGTCACAATTCGCCGCACCAAGCGTACGACGGACGACTTCCCGGGTTGAACGGTTGA
- a CDS encoding beta propeller repeat protein, which produces MSKKTIFLAAGQDGLRTSSEDGLIWSKPQTGKEGEYYKAIAFVNGICLAAGSYGGDNILSVTRDGQSWKTILKKAEYVNYIRGLGVDDKRFIALGGDPGSVGNSRTFVMLSQDGLDWSESKLVGGKHLLRRLARGGGRFVAVGDRGRRATSADAVTWTDAPEVKALDTLVDVTFGNDVFVGVGLHGLRMCSRDGLKWTDRQAGEEGEHLNSVVWAKDRFVAVGPTATFTSLEGKRWEKTKNDNAPQTICYGAGKFVGLSWKGKIHFSTDAVHWKLAAKFDQNLEAVAFGEVETSP; this is translated from the coding sequence ATGTCGAAGAAAACGATCTTCCTCGCGGCGGGACAGGACGGCCTCCGAACCTCTTCGGAGGATGGTCTGATTTGGTCGAAACCGCAAACGGGTAAAGAGGGAGAATATTATAAAGCGATCGCTTTCGTGAACGGCATTTGCTTAGCCGCCGGTTCCTATGGTGGCGACAACATTCTCTCCGTGACTCGCGATGGGCAAAGTTGGAAGACGATTCTCAAAAAAGCCGAATACGTGAACTATATCCGCGGTTTGGGCGTCGATGACAAGCGATTCATCGCTCTGGGCGGCGATCCCGGAAGTGTCGGCAACTCGCGAACGTTCGTGATGCTTTCCCAAGATGGCCTAGATTGGTCCGAATCAAAATTGGTGGGCGGCAAGCATCTTTTACGACGCCTCGCCCGCGGCGGCGGACGTTTCGTCGCCGTGGGTGATCGAGGTCGCCGGGCCACCTCGGCCGATGCCGTGACCTGGACCGATGCCCCAGAGGTCAAGGCCCTCGATACCCTCGTCGACGTCACTTTCGGGAACGATGTATTCGTGGGGGTCGGGCTGCATGGCTTGCGCATGTGCAGCCGCGATGGCCTGAAGTGGACGGATCGCCAAGCCGGCGAAGAGGGCGAACACCTCAATTCCGTGGTTTGGGCCAAGGATCGGTTTGTGGCCGTCGGACCGACGGCTACCTTCACTTCTCTCGAGGGCAAGCGTTGGGAAAAAACGAAGAATGACAACGCCCCGCAGACAATCTGTTACGGCGCGGGCAAGTTCGTCGGTCTCTCGTGGAAGGGAAAAATCCATTTCTCGACGGACGCCGTCCACTGGAAGCTAGCGGCCAAGTTCGATCAAAATCTGGAAGCCGTGGCTTTTGGGGAAGTCGAAACTTCGCCTTGA
- a CDS encoding DUF2092 domain-containing protein — protein sequence MKKIALGTLFFALLVVLGLSVPGSPPVEAKAISGPQNPQGNPVREVREIPKIEPKADEYLKAMSTYLANLKTYSFQVEESFDEVEEDGQKIQMSNQRHLSVVRPNKVFGEDLGDSINSSFYYDGKTVSVYDRGQKTYATEKVPGTIDSMLEDLHTRFDTHQTLADFLFSDPYKMFTENLLTGTYVGLHQVGKVKCHHLAFQQKLIDWQIWIDSGDQPLPRKFLITFKRQMDEPQYSATINHWDVNPKLSDTLFQFQPSEGVRKVDFLYRHAESEARIKAGGKSGDR from the coding sequence ATGAAAAAAATTGCTTTGGGAACTCTGTTTTTTGCCCTGCTCGTCGTTCTGGGTCTCTCGGTGCCTGGCTCCCCTCCGGTCGAGGCCAAAGCCATTTCCGGGCCACAAAATCCCCAGGGAAATCCTGTCCGAGAGGTTCGGGAAATTCCCAAAATCGAGCCCAAAGCAGACGAGTATTTGAAAGCGATGTCCACTTATCTGGCCAATCTCAAAACGTACTCTTTTCAAGTCGAGGAATCGTTCGACGAAGTGGAAGAGGATGGCCAGAAAATTCAGATGAGTAATCAGCGCCACCTGTCCGTAGTGCGGCCCAATAAAGTTTTCGGAGAAGACCTGGGGGACTCGATCAATTCTTCGTTCTACTACGATGGCAAAACCGTGAGCGTTTACGATCGGGGTCAAAAAACCTACGCCACCGAAAAAGTGCCCGGCACTATCGATTCGATGTTGGAAGATCTCCATACCCGATTCGACACGCATCAGACGCTGGCCGATTTTCTATTTTCCGATCCCTACAAGATGTTTACGGAAAACTTGCTGACCGGTACTTACGTCGGATTGCATCAGGTCGGCAAAGTGAAGTGCCATCACCTCGCCTTCCAACAGAAGCTGATCGATTGGCAGATCTGGATTGATTCCGGCGATCAGCCGTTGCCGCGCAAATTCCTGATCACCTTCAAACGCCAAATGGATGAACCGCAATACTCCGCAACGATTAATCACTGGGATGTGAATCCGAAACTCAGCGACACGCTCTTTCAATTTCAGCCCTCGGAAGGGGTTCGCAAAGTCGATTTTCTCTACCGGCATGCCGAGTCCGAGGCTCGGATCAAAGCCGGCGGCAAATCAGGCGACCGATAG
- a CDS encoding DUF1501 domain-containing protein produces the protein MEKSRSFCNRFTPVMSRREALRTTASGFGLLALNSLLAQTTQAGSDSPPSENPLAVRKPHFPARAKRIIFLFMHGGPSQVDTFDPKPMLAKYDGKPFPGQKPRVQFAATGNLLKSPWEFKPGGSCGTPVSDLFPEVRKLADDLCVIRSIHADNSAHGGALLQLHTGSDTFVRPSMGSWVTYGLGTENQNLPGFITICPTLGHGGVQNWSSAFLPAAFQGTPIGHSGIRCKDARINDISAQGLTRDQQRIQLDFLAKMNRRQLESTGRDAALEGRIDAFELAFRMQAEAPQVMDIASESKETLALYGIDESKPTENFGRQCLLARRFAEAGVRFVQVSHSYKWDQHGELRKDHAKNALEVDKPIAGLLSDLKRRGLLKDTLVLWGGEFGRTPTAQGGDGRDHNPHAFSMWLAGGGVKAGSVYGATDEFGYYSVENKVHMHDLHATLLALMGMDHEKLTYRHAGRDFRLTDVQGRIVREVFA, from the coding sequence ATGGAAAAGTCCCGCAGCTTCTGCAACCGTTTCACCCCGGTGATGAGTCGTCGCGAAGCCCTCCGCACGACGGCGAGCGGCTTTGGATTACTGGCGCTGAACAGCCTGTTGGCGCAAACGACTCAGGCGGGCTCCGACTCCCCCCCCAGCGAGAATCCGCTGGCCGTTCGCAAACCGCACTTTCCCGCCCGGGCCAAGCGCATCATCTTCTTGTTCATGCACGGCGGGCCCAGTCAGGTCGACACCTTCGATCCCAAACCGATGCTGGCCAAATACGATGGCAAGCCATTTCCGGGTCAAAAGCCGCGCGTCCAATTTGCGGCCACAGGAAACCTGTTGAAATCGCCCTGGGAATTTAAACCCGGCGGGAGCTGCGGAACGCCGGTGAGTGATCTCTTCCCGGAAGTTCGCAAGCTGGCCGATGACCTTTGTGTGATTCGATCGATCCACGCCGACAACTCCGCCCACGGCGGCGCCTTGTTGCAGTTGCATACCGGATCCGATACTTTTGTGCGACCGAGCATGGGTTCGTGGGTGACCTACGGTCTGGGGACCGAGAATCAGAATCTGCCCGGTTTCATCACCATCTGTCCCACCTTGGGTCACGGCGGAGTTCAGAACTGGAGCAGCGCCTTTTTACCCGCGGCCTTCCAGGGAACACCGATTGGTCATTCGGGTATTCGCTGCAAGGACGCCCGCATCAATGATATTTCTGCTCAGGGCCTGACCCGCGATCAACAGCGGATCCAGTTGGACTTCCTGGCGAAGATGAATCGCCGTCAACTGGAATCAACGGGTCGGGATGCCGCCCTCGAAGGAAGAATCGACGCGTTTGAACTGGCTTTTCGGATGCAGGCGGAAGCCCCCCAGGTGATGGATATCGCCTCGGAGAGCAAAGAGACGCTGGCCCTTTACGGCATCGACGAATCGAAGCCCACCGAGAATTTCGGCCGACAGTGTCTGCTGGCCCGCCGCTTTGCCGAGGCCGGGGTTCGGTTCGTCCAGGTGTCCCACAGCTACAAATGGGATCAGCATGGCGAGCTTCGCAAGGATCACGCGAAAAATGCCCTGGAAGTCGATAAGCCGATCGCCGGCCTACTCAGTGATCTCAAGCGGCGGGGGCTACTCAAAGATACGCTGGTTCTCTGGGGGGGTGAGTTCGGACGAACTCCAACCGCTCAAGGTGGGGATGGCCGGGACCACAATCCGCACGCTTTCAGTATGTGGCTGGCCGGGGGCGGCGTGAAGGCCGGCAGCGTTTACGGCGCAACCGATGAGTTCGGTTACTACTCGGTGGAAAATAAAGTGCATATGCACGATCTGCATGCGACCCTTCTCGCTCTGATGGGCATGGATCACGAAAAGCTGACCTACCGGCACGCCGGTCGCGACTTCCGGCTGACCGATGTTCAGGGACGGATCGTCCGAGAAGTCTTTGCGTAA